The Bacillus oleivorans sequence GTGCATTCCAGTGGTCAGCTGGAATAACCTGTGCGTGCTCATGATAGGCCGCAACTCTTTGTTTACGAATAAATTCCATTTCTTCATTTAAGGCATCACGTATTTTTAACATGATTTGAGCTCCCCAATCTATGGCTGGATTAAAAATTTTTCTTGGCTTTTACTTAAGGTTTCACGATTATGCGGCAGGTTCCAAACAGATATATCTGGACCTTTAGGCAGAATTTTAATTTCAGGTTTATCAGGTGAAATTGTGATGGATAAATGGTAGTGCCGTTTGATCGCAGCAAAATCAGTCGTATCCCCAAAGCCAGGTGTTTGATATAAATCGCGGACATAGCCCCAGAGGTTAGGGAACTCGCGAATCAGATTTCTGTTTGTATTGAAAGCATTGTAGTAAGCTGCATCAAAACGAACAAGCGTCGTATAGAGGCGCACATCAGAATCGGTGATGTAATCCCCGAATAAGAACCTCTGATTAGAAAGCCTTTCCTCTAATTCATCTAATCTTGCAAAAAGGGTATCGTATGCTTTTTCATAGGCTTCCTGAGACTGAGCAAAGCCGCATTTATATACGCCGTTGTTAACATCATGGAAAATGACATCGTTTAAAGCATCGATCTGTTCACGCAAATGTATAGGGTATAGATCAGGAGCATTTTTTTTATGAAACGGTGCCCAATCCACTTCGAGATAATTAGTTAGCTTAAAATAATCATTTTGGACCGCGTGTTTCTTTTTAATGTCGACTAGTACTGGAACTGTTGGCCGTCCCTCATAATCCGAATCTGCATTTTTATAAACCTCGC is a genomic window containing:
- a CDS encoding glutathione S-transferase family protein; the protein is MTEVEEQSKKPHEIKADGSFNRQKNRFTTPFGNLPGQLPVESGRYRLLWSAACPWEHRSVIVRKILGLENVISLGTASPMRPRIDRVDWEFSLDKDGVDPLLGIRYVSEVYKNADSDYEGRPTVPVLVDIKKKHAVQNDYFKLTNYLEVDWAPFHKKNAPDLYPIHLREQIDALNDVIFHDVNNGVYKCGFAQSQEAYEKAYDTLFARLDELEERLSNQRFLFGDYITDSDVRLYTTLVRFDAAYYNAFNTNRNLIREFPNLWGYVRDLYQTPGFGDTTDFAAIKRHYHLSITISPDKPEIKILPKGPDISVWNLPHNRETLSKSQEKFLIQP